The following coding sequences lie in one Silene latifolia isolate original U9 population chromosome 5, ASM4854445v1, whole genome shotgun sequence genomic window:
- the LOC141656734 gene encoding uncharacterized protein LOC141656734, whose translation MAEEKSSEGRIMEERVEFMVDPTTCNDIQNPTERTALFLKPSLKPNAIPPPLPKIQSFSSSSKPNVLFLCNSIPFEGWKTWVEKLEETHESVWRKAGIFDAIKGSTYHIHKVSDLIYCLVERWCPETNTFIFPWGEATVTLEDVYVLGGFSPLGVSVLSKSSLGKDVEFVENELIKIYAKCYVSHLRWQEHFMGCGDQKMEHAGFLCLWLSRHVFPSRTTGVVTQAVFAIAAMISCGAKLAFGPAVLASVYGDLSLLKKKIVGCVSRRCLKLTSPLHLVQVWACERFPSLGPIPRMIKSGEIRLARWVSHARRLYDDLDDMKMCLDSSRETFRWRPYTISLANWSLPRFYVDAGEWVDVDSHKDSKLFFRCLTVGQLVGLNCVEGYNPHRVALQFGFDQDIPESINRSKASCKLGWLGHKKNLRGLKLYIPARLHEGDVTRRYFNWWRAGPYSEEEAQVGCKRKKGTRKRSRKMSKSCDRSNNFDAPSREESSSRNVLQVCNHTRTTCVFHMKVGSISEEDAGIEEDEVMTINRSLDENGYYSDHLNSHNHESNQFEAEHTCGSVGENPIEKLLPSDEFSTRNVLQISNDIGSSSQEDPGTEEDRVDEVRYINHSMGECSNNAVRSSFYIEMEEKVNNFLCSKLAETKLNTPCEEPVGSDVAAKHQNLANEVGKVRPEGVPEILKTKVKTSGSLLAEDELDEALCEDNDPINQADIPAGGQLAVSNVDNPFEALCVQYELRISRLEREISALLDTKH comes from the coding sequence atggCAGAAGAGAAATCATCTGAAGGTAGGATTATGGAGGAAAGAGTAGAGTTCATGGTTGATCCTACTACTTGTAATGATATCCAAAACCCTACTGAAAGAACTGCCCTTTTCCtaaaaccatctttaaaaccCAATGCAATACCACCTCCACttccaaagattcaatctttttcGTCCTCGTCGAAGCCCAATGTGTTGTTTCTTTGCAATTCAATTCCTTTTGAAGGATGGAAAACATGGGTGGAGAAATTGGAGGAAACCCATGAGTCTGTGTGGCGAAAAGCCGGTATCTTTGATGCTATTAAGGGTTCCACTTACCACATTCACAAAGTTAGTGATCTCATTTATTGTTTGGTTGAAAGATGGTGTCCTgagactaatacatttatttttcCATGGGGTGAAGCTACTGTTACATTAGAGGATGTTTATGTCTTAGGTGGGTTTTCGCCTTTGGGGGTTTCGGTTTTGAGCAAGTCTTCTCTTGGGAAAGATGTTGAATTTGTTGAGAATGAGTTGATTAAAATATATGCGAAATGTTATGTGTCTCATTTAAGGTGGCAAGAGCATTTTATGGGGTGTGGTGATCAGAAGATGGAACATGCTGGTTTTCTGTGTCTTTGgctttcgcgccatgtttttccATCTAGGACAACTGGGGTTGTTACTCAGGCTGTTTTTGCAATAGCGGCCATGATTAGTTGTGGGGCTAAACTTGCATTTGGCCCAGCGGTTTTGGCTTCCGTTTATGGGGACTTGAGCTTGTTGAAAAAGAAGATTGTGGGTTGTGTAAGTCGTCGTTGCTTGAAGTTGACATCACCATTGCACCTTGTTCAGGTTTGGGCTTGTGAGAGGTTTCCGTCTCTAGGACCTATCCCTAGGATGATTAAGAGTGGAGAGATTAGGTTGGCTCGTTGGGTAAGTCATGCAAGGAGATTATATGATGACCTTGATGATATGAAGATGTGTCTAGACTCGTCGAGGGAGACCTTTAGATGGCGCCCATATACCATTTCGCTTGCCAATTGGTCATTACCTAGGTTTTATGTCGATGCAGGAGAGTGGGTGGATGTGGATTCCCATAAGGATTCGAAGTTATTCTTTAGGTGTTTGACGGTTGGTCAATTGGTTGGGTTGAATTGTGTTGAAGGGTATAACCCTCATAGAGTGGCTCTCCAATTCGGGTTTGATCAAGATATTCCAGAGTCTATTAATAGATCTAAGGCTAGTTGTAAACTTGGTTGGCTTGGGCATAAGAAGAATCTCAGAGGTTTGAAGTTATACATACCTGCTCGATTGCATGAAGGAGATGTTACTCGTCGGTACTTTAACTGGTGGAGGGCAGGGCCATATTCAGAAGAAGAGGCGCAAGTTGGATGTAAAAGGAAGAAGGGAACTAGGAAGAGATCTAGGAAAATGTCGAAAAGTTGTGATAGAAGTAACAATTTTGATGCACCATCTAGGGAAGAGTCGTCCTCTCGAAATGTCCTGCAAGTTTGTAATCACACCAGAACGACTTGCGTGTTCCATATGAAGGTTGGGTCAATCTCAGAGGAAGACGCGGGTATAGAGGAAGATGAGGTTATGACGATCAATCGTAGCTTGGATGAGAATGGTTATTATTCAGATCATCTTAATTCCCACAATCATGAAAGTAACCAGTTTGAAGCAGAACATACATGTGGCAGTGTCGGGGAAAATCCCATTGAAAAATTGTTACCTAGTGATGAGTTTTCTACTCGAAATGTCTTGCAAATCAGTAATGACATCGGAAGTAGCTCACAAGAAGACCCGGGTACAGAGGAAGACAGGGTGGATGAGGTCCGATATATCAATCATAGTATGGGCGAGTGTAGTAATAATGCAGTTCGCAGTAGCTTCTACATTGAAATGGAGGAAAAGGTGAACAACTTTCTCTGCAGCAAATTAGCAGAAACTAAACTGAATACCCCATGTGAGGAACCTGTAGGTTCAGATGTTGCTGCAAAACATCAGAATTTAGCCAATGAAGTGGGGAAGGTTAGGCCAGAAGGGGTTCCAGAAATTCTGAAGACGAAGGTGAAGACATCGGGTTCCCTGCTTGCTGAAGATGAACTTGACGAAGCATTATGTGAGGACAATGATCCCATTAATCAGGCTGATATTCCTGCTGGCGGTCAGCTTGCTGTCAGTAATGTTGACAACCCGTTTGAGGCTCTCTGTGTTCAGTACGAATTGAGGATTAGTAGACTGGAGAGGGAAATTTCAGCTTTGTTAGATACTAAGCACTAA
- the LOC141656735 gene encoding uncharacterized protein LOC141656735, with amino-acid sequence MAGKKIIAICQSGGEFETGRDAIMTYKGGDAHAIDIDEEMNFSAFQMEVAEMFNWGTGAMSMKYFLPGNRKTLITISNDKDLMRMIKFHSDCATVDIYVTMAEFMVPEVSNMPASRSSRTTLSEAVMQLDIPLDGVVDADHPDNVDFVAPMDITLSDTQIDLSADISPVLPLTSSSDEKLTKAAQQWQNNITGVGQRFNSVAEFREALRKYAIANQFAFKYKKNDSHRVTVKCKADGCPWRIHASRLSTTQLICIKKMTPTHTCEGGVQATGYQATRSWVAGIIKEKLKVLPNYKPKDIVNDIKEEYGIQLNYFQAWRGKEIAKEQLQGSYKDAYSQLPNFCEKIVESNPGSVATFTTKDDSSFHRLFVSFHASLYGFQQGCRPLLFLDSIALKSKYQGTLLAANAADGNDGVFPVAFAVVDVETDENWRWFLLQLKSAMSTPGSITFVADKEKGLKESIAEIFEGSFHSYCLRYLTEQLLRDLKGQFSHEVKCILVEDFYAAANAPTQEGFDRYVESIKSISLEAYNWVMGSEPEHWANAYFTGARYNHLVSNFGEIFYSWASEAHELPITQMVDVIRAKIMELIYTRRSESKEWLTRLTPSTEEKLEKENLKVRPLQVLLSGGSIFEVRGDTAEIVDIDNWDCSCKGWQLSGIPCCHAIAVVGCIGRSSYEYCSRYFTVEWYKLTYAETLNPVLTIATPLQNDSSPSVVTVTPPPTRRPPGRPAKKRIGSLEIVKRQLQCSRCKGMGHNKSTCKEVLAE; translated from the exons ATGGCTGGGAAGAAAATTATTGCAATATGTCAATCCGGGGGAGAGTTTGAGACGGGTAGAGATGCTATTATGACCTATAAAGGTGGCGATGCTCATGCTATTGATATTGATGAGGAGATGAACTTCAGTGCCTTCCAAATGGAGGTGGCTGAAATGTTCAACTGGGGCACTGGTGCAATGTCCATGAAGTATTTCCTTCCCGGGAACAGAAAGACACTAATTACCATATCTAATGATAAGGATTTGATGCGCATGATCAAGTTTCACAGCGATTGTGCAACTGTTGATATTTATGTCACGATGGCAGAATTCATGGTCCCTGAAGTCTCTAATATGCCTGCCAGCAG GTCAAGCAGAACGACTCTGTCGGAGGCAGTGATGCAACTTGATATCCCTCTTGATGGAGTAGTGGATGCCGATCATCCTGATAATGTTGATTTTGTTGCTCCAATGGATATTACTCTTTCTGATACTCAAATTGACTTATCAGCCGACATTTCTCCAGTACTACCACTCACTAGCTCCAGCGATGAGAAGCTTACGAAAGCTGCTCAGCAATGGCAAAATAACATCACTGGTGTAGGTCAGAGATTCAATAGTGTGGCTGAGTTCCGTGAAGCTTTGCGAAAATACGCGATTGCTAACCAGTTTGCGTTTAAATATAAAAAGAATGACAGTCATCGTGTGACTGTTAAATGCAAAGCTGATGGATGTCCATGGAGAATCCATGCATCAAGGTTGTCAACCACTCAGTTAATATGCATCAAGAAAATGACTCCTACTCATACCTGTGAAGGTGGTGTACAAGCTACAGGGTATCAGGCAACAAGAAGCTGGGTAGCAGGTATAATAAAGGAGAAATTGAAAGTACTCCCGAATTATAAGCCTAAGGATATTGTCAATGACATCAAAGAGGAGTATGGAATACAATTGAATTATTTCCAAGCTTGGCGGGGAAAAGAAATTGCCAAAGAGCAGCTTCAAGGTTCCTACAAAGATGCTTATAGTCAGCTGCCAAATTTCTGTGAAAAGATTGTGGAGTCAAATCCAGGCAGTGTGGCTACATTTACAACCAAAGATGATTCTAGTTTTCACCGTCTATTTGTCTCATTCCATGCTTCGCTGTATGGTTTCCAGCAAGGTTGTCGGCCTCTTCTTTTTCTTGACAGCATAGCTTTAAAGTCTAAATACCAAGGAACTCTGTTAGCTGCAAATGCTGCTGATGGCAATGATGGTGTCTTTCCTGTTGCATTCGCTGTTGTGGATGTTGAAACCGATGAGAATTGGCGATGGTTCTTACTTCAGCTGAAGTCAGCAATGTCAACACCTGGGTCTATAACGTTTGTTGCTGATAAAGAAAAGGGTTTGAAGGAGTCAATTGCTGAAATATTTGAGGGGTCTTTTCACAGTTACTGTTTACGCTATCTCACGGAGCAACTTTTGAGGGACCTAAAAGGGCAATTTTCTCACGAAGTAAAATGCATATTAGTGGAGGATTTCTATGCTGCTGCTAATGCTCCTACTCAGGAAGGATTTGATAGATATGTTGAAAGCATAAAAAGTATTTCCTTAGAAGCTTACAATTGGGTTATGGGATCTGAGCCGGAGCATTGGGCCAACGCTTACTTCACAGGCGCAAGATATAATCATCTAGTGTCTAATTTTGGGGAAATTTTTTATAGCTGGGCTTCAGAGGCCCATGAGTTGCCCATAACACAGATGGTTGATGTGATACGGGCAAAGATAATGGAGCTTATATATACTCGTCGGTCAGAATCTAAGGAGTGGTTAACTAGGTTAACTCCATCCACGGAAGAAAAGCTAGAGAAGGAAAACTTGAAAGTTCGTCCTCTTCAAGTCTTACTCTCAGGTGGTAGCATATTCGAGGTACGTGGGGACACCGCGGAGATAGTTGATATTGATAATTGGGATTGTAGTTGCAAAGGCTGGCAGTTGTCTGGTATACCTTGCTGCCATGCTATAGCTGTCGTTGGTTGCATTGGAAGGAGCTCCTACGAATACTGTTCCCGATATTTTACAGTTGAATGGTACAAGTTGACATACGCTGAGACACTAAATCCCGTCCTGACCATTGCCACACCATTGCAAAATGATTCTTCACCGAGTGTGGTGACAGTGACCCCTCCTCCAACTCGTCGGCCACCAGGCCGACCAGCAAAGAAGAGAATTGGTTCACTAGAAATCGTCAAACGGCAGTTGCAATGTAGTAGATGCAAGGGCATGGGACACAATAAGTCAACTTGTAAAGAGGTGTTGGCAGAGTAG